The stretch of DNA TTCATCATCAATTTCATCCCATAAAAACATAACATCACTTTTCATGTCTTTGTCATTTTTCCATGTGTCTGGAATTGCGTTAATGATTCCTCTGACATCATCGATACTACGAACTACTACTTTAATTTGTAATCCGAAATCATAATGTATCGCTTCTTCAAAAATACGTGATAGTTCAGTTTTTAATTGGCCTTTGTATGAAAAAATAATATTACCTGTATTGATGTATGTCACCACATCATTCATTCCAGCTTGTTCAAACGTTTGTTTAAGCAACTTCATGTCAATTTTATTTTTTCCACCCACATTAATTCCCCGAAGAAGAGCGATATAAACCATAGCCATCTTCCTTTCGACTTTTTACTTATTAATCCATAATATCTTATTGACTATTCCTGTTAAACTAACGACCCCGATTGTTGCACAACATTTACGTTTAAGTCTTCTTTATATTAACTTTTCCCTCTTTATTTTCTGCATGATTCCATTCAACTTGTATTTCAAATGTCCCTTCTTCAAAGAATAAAGGGAATCTTCTTCGAATAGATTCCTGTCATTGGAAGGTTATATGCTTCCCTTATATTTACCCAAACTGCCTTTCCTTCTGGTGCATCTTCAAGTAATTCTCCTTTGAAATCTTTTGTGATGTAGTTAAAAATCATGTATCTATCCATAGCAACTGGATTTACATATTCATAGAGAACTTTAAAAATAAGGTTGCTTACTTCTAATCCAGTTTCTTCTTTTACTTCTCTAATTGCACTTTCTACTATACTTTCAGGAAATTCAACTTTGCCACCAGGTGGAATAAACCCTTTGAAATTATCGTGTTGTCTATCAAGTAGTAAAACCTTGTCT from Cytobacillus dafuensis encodes:
- a CDS encoding DUF1697 domain-containing protein → MVYIALLRGINVGGKNKIDMKLLKQTFEQAGMNDVVTYINTGNIIFSYKGQLKTELSRIFEEAIHYDFGLQIKVVVRSIDDVRGIINAIPDTWKNDKDMKSDVMFLWDEIDDESALKNLVIKPNIDTVKYVPGAILWSVDKKNVTKSGMVKIIGSKLYRQVTIRNVNTARKIYELMQAQNS